AAGACAAAACAGCCCTTTATATTGAAAATCCATCTCTATTGACAGAAGAGATTAAACAGCAAATTGATCAGGCAAAAAACGTGATTCAGGAAGCTAAAGAAGATATTGAATTTATCAATGAAAAAATAAATGAACTAAAAGAAACAGCGCCTCAAATGATTGAAATGATAGAAGAAACAAAAGAAAGGTTTATAACAGATCAAAAAGAGAGGTGAATAAATGAAAAGCGTGAAGCAGCGCCAGCATAAACAGAGATCCATCCTGAGAGATCTGTTTGAGCGTTTTTCAAAAGATGAAATCATTGGCCTTTCGGCAGAACTCGCCTATTTCTTTTTACTTTCACTGTTTCCGTTTTTAATCTTTTTAATGACTCTTATAGCCTTTCTTCCGCTTTCTCAGGAAGATATACTGAATTT
The window above is part of the Metabacillus dongyingensis genome. Proteins encoded here:
- a CDS encoding YtxH domain-containing protein; amino-acid sequence: MSNESNSLFLKGLFAGAAVGGALTLLHKPTRDQFVAQGKSLKDKTALYIENPSLLTEEIKQQIDQAKNVIQEAKEDIEFINEKINELKETAPQMIEMIEETKERFITDQKER